A single genomic interval of Argopecten irradians isolate NY chromosome 8, Ai_NY, whole genome shotgun sequence harbors:
- the LOC138330425 gene encoding ras-related and estrogen-regulated growth inhibitor-like translates to MKGNTVNILVLGKEGVGKTALVVRFLTGRFLTEYAQCDEMAYERSITLDEKQVSLKVIDVGGKSIDKKSSSKESLQKIDGAVVVYSITDRHSFDVAESVVDWLRRERSSCIPLVLLGNKSDLDHSRAVTSQNSEDIEWRNTGYMISECSASSDSEGVTKIFHMLVRKILEKRDTHLKVQRKLSLSHAPLGSPKLIRAHLRRRFSVFTRERTSTM, encoded by the exons CATTGGTGGTACGCTTTCTGACCGGAAGGTTTCTAACGGAGTATGCACAATGTGATGAAATGGCGTATGAAAGGAGCATTACGCTGGACGAAAAACAGGTATCTCTAAAGGTCATAGACGTCGGCGGCAAG AGCATTGACAAAAAGTCGAGTTCAAAGGAGAGCCTTCAGAAGATAGATGGCGCTGTAGTGGTGTACTCGATCACCGACCGACACAGCTTTGACGTGGCCGAATCCGTTGTTGATTGGCTGAGAAGAGAACGTAGTTCATGCATTCCACTAGTGTTGCTAGGCAACAAATCTGATCTTGACCATTCTCG TGCGGTCACTAGCCAAAACTCAGAAGATATTGAATGGCGAAATACAGGATACATGATTTCCGAGTGTTCTGCGTCATCGGATTCCGAAGGGGTGACCAAGATCTTCCACATGCTTGTTCGAAAG ATCCTGGAGAAGCGTGATACTCACCTCAAGGTCCAGCGGAAGTTGTCTTTATCGCACGCGCCACTGGGCTCCCCGAAACTGATCAGAGCCCACCTTCGGAGGAGGTTCAGTGTATTCACACGAGAAAGGACGTCTACTATGTGA